Proteins co-encoded in one Streptococcus pyogenes genomic window:
- a CDS encoding beta-ketoacyl-ACP synthase III — translation MIFSKISQVAHYVPQQLVTNNDLASIMDTSHEWIFSRTGIAERHISRDEMTSDLAIQVADQLLTQSGLKADAIDFIIVATISPDATMPSTAAKVQAAIAATSAFAFDMTAACSGFVFALAMADKLIASGAYQNGMVIGAETLSKLVNWQDRATAVLFGDGAGGVLLEASKDKHVLAETLHTDGARCQSLISGETSLSSPYSIGKKAIATIQMDGRAIFDFAIRDVSKSILTLMAQSDITKDDIDYCLLHQANRRILDKIARKIDVPREKFLENMMRYGNTSAASIPILLSEAVQKGQIRLDGTQKILLSGFGGGLTWGSLIVRI, via the coding sequence ATGATTTTTTCTAAAATCAGTCAGGTAGCCCACTATGTTCCACAGCAGTTAGTGACTAATAATGATTTAGCTAGCATAATGGACACTAGTCATGAGTGGATCTTTTCTCGAACAGGAATAGCAGAACGCCATATTTCTAGAGATGAAATGACTAGTGACCTAGCTATTCAGGTTGCTGATCAGCTTTTAACTCAGTCTGGGTTAAAAGCTGATGCTATTGATTTTATTATTGTTGCAACTATCAGCCCTGATGCCACTATGCCATCAACAGCTGCGAAAGTTCAAGCAGCTATTGCGGCTACAAGTGCTTTTGCTTTTGATATGACTGCTGCTTGTAGTGGCTTTGTCTTTGCCTTGGCTATGGCAGATAAGCTTATTGCATCAGGTGCCTACCAAAACGGAATGGTAATAGGTGCAGAGACTTTATCTAAGTTAGTAAACTGGCAGGATCGAGCGACAGCCGTTCTTTTTGGAGACGGAGCTGGTGGCGTGCTACTGGAAGCCAGTAAAGATAAGCATGTTTTAGCGGAAACATTACACACAGATGGTGCGAGATGTCAGAGTTTGATTTCAGGAGAAACTAGTCTTTCATCTCCTTACTCAATTGGCAAAAAAGCCATAGCGACTATTCAGATGGATGGACGTGCCATATTTGATTTTGCGATTAGGGATGTGTCAAAAAGCATCCTCACACTAATGGCGCAATCAGATATTACAAAAGATGACATAGACTATTGTTTATTGCATCAAGCTAATCGTCGTATACTTGATAAAATAGCACGCAAGATTGATGTTCCTCGGGAAAAATTCCTTGAAAACATGATGCGTTATGGTAATACTAGTGCTGCTAGTATCCCAATCCTCTTGTCAGAGGCTGTTCAAAAGGGACAGATTAGGTTAGATGGTACCCAAAAAATCTTACTTTCCGGTTTTGGTGGAGGTTTGACATGGGGAAGTCTAATTGTTAGAATCTAG
- a CDS encoding MarR family winged helix-turn-helix transcriptional regulator gives MEYDKINQYLVDIFNRILVIEEMSLKTSQFSDVSLKEMHTIEIIGKYDQVTPSDIARELMVTLGTVTTSLNKLEAKGYIARTRSRSDRRVVYLSLTKRGRLLDRLHAKFHKNMVGHVIADMSDEEMQALVRGLGNLHQFLEDLV, from the coding sequence TTGGAATATGACAAAATTAACCAATACTTAGTTGATATTTTCAACCGGATTTTGGTTATTGAAGAAATGAGCTTAAAGACGAGTCAGTTTAGTGATGTCTCTTTAAAAGAGATGCACACTATTGAAATTATCGGCAAATATGATCAGGTGACTCCAAGTGATATCGCCAGAGAATTAATGGTAACGTTAGGGACAGTAACCACTAGCTTAAATAAATTAGAAGCAAAAGGTTATATCGCAAGAACGCGATCACGCTCAGATAGGCGAGTTGTTTACCTGTCATTAACAAAAAGGGGTCGACTTTTGGACCGCCTCCATGCAAAGTTCCATAAAAATATGGTTGGACATGTCATTGCTGATATGAGTGATGAAGAGATGCAGGCATTGGTGCGTGGACTAGGGAATCTACATCAATTTTTGGAGGATTTGGTTTAA
- a CDS encoding enoyl-CoA hydratase, translated as MQFKHIIFDVVDDLATLTLNRPEVSNGFNIPICQEILVALAEVKRDTSVRFLLIKAVGKVFSVGGDLVEMQEAVAKDNVQSLVKIAELVQEISFAIKHLPKPVILCADGAVAGAAFNIALAVDFCIASTQTKFIQAFVNVGLAPDAGGLFLLTRAVGLNRATHLVMTGEGITADKGLDYGFVYRTAESDKLDKVCLQLLKRLRRGSSNSYAGMKSLVWQSFFTGWEDYAKAELAIQEELAFKEDFKEGVIAFGERRRPNFQGK; from the coding sequence ATGCAGTTTAAACACATCATCTTTGATGTTGTAGATGATCTTGCGACATTGACTTTAAACCGTCCAGAGGTTTCAAACGGTTTTAATATTCCAATTTGTCAAGAGATTCTGGTAGCATTAGCAGAAGTTAAACGCGATACATCTGTGCGTTTTTTATTAATTAAAGCCGTTGGAAAAGTGTTTTCAGTTGGTGGTGACCTAGTTGAAATGCAAGAAGCTGTTGCAAAAGATAATGTGCAGTCGCTAGTCAAGATTGCTGAACTGGTACAAGAAATTTCTTTTGCAATAAAGCATTTGCCAAAACCAGTCATCCTTTGCGCCGATGGAGCTGTAGCTGGAGCGGCTTTTAATATAGCTTTAGCTGTTGACTTTTGTATCGCTAGTACTCAAACAAAATTTATCCAAGCTTTTGTAAATGTTGGACTAGCACCGGATGCCGGTGGTTTATTTCTATTGACTCGTGCAGTAGGACTTAATCGTGCAACTCACCTTGTGATGACAGGTGAAGGAATTACTGCTGATAAAGGTCTCGATTATGGGTTTGTCTACCGTACGGCAGAATCTGATAAACTAGACAAAGTTTGTCTTCAACTTTTAAAGCGATTGAGACGTGGCTCTTCAAATTCTTATGCTGGAATGAAATCATTGGTCTGGCAAAGTTTTTTCACAGGATGGGAAGATTATGCTAAGGCAGAGCTTGCTATTCAAGAGGAGCTAGCTTTCAAGGAAGATTTTAAAGAAGGTGTCATAGCTTTTGGAGAAAGGCGCCGACCAAATTTTCAAGGTAAGTAA
- the dnaJ gene encoding molecular chaperone DnaJ — protein sequence MNNTEYYDRLGVSKDASQDDIKKAYRKMSKKYHPDINKEAGAEQKYKDVQEAYETLSDSQKRAAYDQYGAAGAQGGFGGGAGGFGGFDGGGFGGFEDIFSSFFGGGGSRNPNAPRQGDDLQYRVNLSFEEAVFGVEKEVSYNREATCGTCLGSGAKPGTAPVTCRKCHGSGVMTIDTQTPLGMMRRQVTCDICHGSGKEIKEPCQTCHGTGHEKQAHKVSVKIPAGVETGQQIRLQGQGEAGFNGGPYGDLFVILNVLPSKQFERNGSTIYYNLDISFTQAALGDTVEIPTVHGDVEMAIPAGTQTGKTFRLKGKGAPKLRGGGQGDQHVTVNIVTPTKLNDAQREALQAFAEASGEKMLHPKKKGFFDKVKDALEDI from the coding sequence ATGAACAATACAGAATATTACGATCGTCTGGGGGTTTCTAAGGACGCTTCTCAGGACGATATCAAAAAAGCTTATCGAAAAATGTCTAAAAAATATCATCCAGATATCAATAAAGAAGCTGGAGCGGAGCAAAAGTATAAGGATGTTCAAGAAGCTTACGAAACCTTAAGTGATTCACAAAAGCGTGCTGCTTATGATCAATACGGCGCTGCAGGTGCTCAAGGCGGCTTTGGTGGCGGAGCAGGCGGCTTTGGTGGTTTTGACGGAGGTGGCTTTGGTGGTTTTGAAGATATCTTCTCAAGCTTCTTTGGTGGCGGTGGAAGCCGAAACCCAAATGCCCCTCGTCAAGGTGACGATTTGCAATATCGTGTTAATTTATCTTTTGAAGAGGCTGTATTTGGTGTTGAAAAAGAAGTTAGCTATAATCGCGAAGCAACCTGCGGCACTTGTTTAGGCTCAGGTGCAAAACCTGGTACCGCTCCAGTAACTTGTCGTAAGTGCCATGGTTCAGGTGTAATGACAATTGACACCCAAACACCACTTGGTATGATGCGTCGACAAGTCACCTGCGATATTTGTCATGGTAGTGGTAAGGAAATTAAAGAACCCTGTCAAACCTGTCACGGTACTGGTCATGAAAAGCAAGCTCATAAAGTGTCTGTTAAGATTCCAGCTGGTGTAGAGACTGGTCAGCAAATCCGTTTACAAGGTCAAGGAGAAGCTGGCTTTAATGGCGGACCTTATGGTGATTTATTTGTTATTTTGAATGTCTTACCAAGTAAGCAATTTGAACGCAATGGTTCCACTATTTACTACAACTTAGATATTTCTTTTACTCAAGCAGCCTTAGGAGATACTGTTGAAATTCCAACGGTTCATGGCGATGTTGAGATGGCTATCCCTGCTGGGACACAAACAGGTAAAACCTTCCGCCTCAAAGGCAAAGGAGCACCAAAACTCCGTGGTGGAGGTCAAGGGGATCAACATGTTACCGTTAATATTGTGACCCCAACCAAACTCAATGACGCTCAAAGGGAAGCCTTGCAAGCATTTGCAGAAGCGAGTGGTGAAAAAATGTTACATCCAAAGAAAAAAGGTTTTTTTGATAAAGTGAAAGATGCCTTAGAGGATATTTAA
- the dnaK gene encoding molecular chaperone DnaK, with protein sequence MSKIIGIDLGTTNSAVAVLEGTESKIIANPEGNRTTPSVVSFKNGEIIVGDAAKRQAVTNPETVISIKSKMGTSEKVSANGKEYTPQEISAMILQYLKGYAEDYLGEKVEKAVITVPAYFNDAQRQATKDAGKIAGLEVERIVNEPTAAALAYGMDKTDKDEKILVFDLGGGTFDVSILELGDGVFDVLATAGDNKLGGDDFDQKIIDFLVAEFKKENGIDLSQDKMALQRLKDAAEKAKKDLSGVTQTQISLPFITAGSAGPLHLEMSLSRAKFDDLTRDLVERTKTPVRQALSDAGLSLSEIDEVILVGGSTRIPAVVEAVKAETGKEPNKSVNPDEVVAMGAAIQGGVITGDVKDVVLLDVTPLSLGIETMGGVFTKLIDRNTTIPTSKSQVFSTAADNQPAVDIHVLQGERPMAADNKTLGRFQLTDIPAAPRGIPQIEVTFDIDKNGIVSVKAKDLGTQKEQHIVIKSNDGLSEEEIDRMMKDAEANAEADAKRKEEVDLKNEVDQAIFATEKTIKETEGKGFDTERDAAQSALDELKAAQESGNLDDMKAKLEALNEKAQALAVKMYEQAAAAQQAAQGAEGAQANDSANNDDVVDGEFTEK encoded by the coding sequence ATGTCTAAAATTATTGGTATTGACTTAGGTACAACAAACTCAGCAGTAGCAGTTCTTGAAGGGACTGAATCAAAAATCATTGCTAACCCAGAAGGCAATCGTACAACTCCTTCAGTAGTATCATTCAAAAATGGTGAAATTATCGTGGGTGATGCTGCAAAACGTCAAGCAGTGACAAACCCAGAAACAGTAATCTCTATTAAATCTAAAATGGGAACTTCTGAAAAAGTTTCTGCAAATGGTAAAGAATATACTCCTCAAGAAATTTCAGCAATGATTCTTCAATACCTTAAAGGTTATGCTGAAGACTATCTTGGAGAAAAAGTAGAAAAAGCAGTTATTACTGTTCCAGCTTACTTCAACGATGCACAACGTCAGGCAACTAAAGACGCTGGTAAAATTGCAGGTCTTGAAGTAGAACGTATCGTTAACGAACCAACAGCAGCCGCACTTGCTTATGGTATGGATAAGACTGACAAGGATGAAAAAATCTTAGTTTTTGACCTTGGTGGTGGTACATTTGACGTATCAATCCTTGAATTAGGTGATGGTGTCTTCGACGTTCTTGCAACAGCAGGTGATAACAAACTTGGTGGTGACGACTTTGACCAAAAAATTATTGATTTCTTAGTGGCTGAATTTAAGAAAGAAAATGGCATTGACTTATCACAAGATAAGATGGCACTTCAACGCTTGAAAGATGCTGCTGAAAAAGCTAAAAAAGATCTTTCAGGTGTGACACAAACACAAATTTCATTACCGTTCATCACTGCTGGTTCTGCCGGTCCTCTTCACTTGGAGATGAGCTTATCTCGTGCTAAATTTGACGATCTCACTCGCGACCTTGTAGAACGTACGAAAACTCCAGTTCGTCAAGCCCTTTCAGATGCAGGATTGTCATTGTCAGAAATTGATGAAGTTATCCTTGTTGGTGGATCAACTCGTATCCCAGCAGTTGTCGAAGCTGTAAAAGCTGAAACTGGTAAAGAACCAAATAAATCTGTAAACCCTGATGAAGTGGTTGCTATGGGTGCTGCTATCCAAGGTGGTGTTATCACTGGGGATGTGAAAGACGTTGTCCTTCTTGACGTAACACCATTGTCACTTGGTATTGAAACAATGGGTGGTGTCTTCACTAAATTGATCGACCGCAATACAACTATCCCAACATCTAAATCACAAGTCTTCTCAACAGCAGCAGACAACCAACCAGCTGTTGATATCCATGTTCTTCAAGGTGAACGCCCAATGGCAGCAGATAACAAGACTCTTGGTCGCTTCCAATTGACTGATATCCCAGCTGCACCTCGTGGAATCCCACAAATTGAAGTAACATTTGATATCGATAAAAACGGTATTGTTTCTGTAAAAGCTAAAGACCTTGGTACGCAAAAGGAACAACACATCGTTATCAAATCAAACGACGGACTTTCTGAAGAAGAAATTGATCGCATGATGAAAGACGCTGAAGCTAATGCCGAAGCCGATGCGAAACGTAAAGAAGAAGTTGACCTTAAAAACGAAGTTGACCAAGCTATCTTTGCTACTGAAAAAACAATCAAAGAAACTGAAGGTAAAGGCTTTGATACAGAACGCGATGCAGCGCAATCAGCTCTTGACGAGTTAAAAGCTGCGCAAGAATCTGGCAACCTTGACGACATGAAAGCTAAACTTGAAGCATTAAATGAAAAAGCGCAAGCTTTGGCTGTTAAAATGTACGAGCAAGCTGCAGCAGCTCAACAAGCAGCACAAGGTGCAGAAGGTGCACAAGCTAATGATTCAGCAAATAATGATGATGTTGTAGATGGCGAATTTACAGAAAAGTAA